The following coding sequences lie in one Polyodon spathula isolate WHYD16114869_AA chromosome 15, ASM1765450v1, whole genome shotgun sequence genomic window:
- the LOC121327521 gene encoding Fanconi anemia group B protein-like — MEFKLQCELEDNVTLLKGPTVLCMVTCMFVNKTEELGNQLKSTVVEATTNNQLIWFVGGIPKDICQLPFEGPCIGDIFFNFFYVASSWQGIQSLHIDDFVHCGKDQILLLFETSNTEDIFENYTFMDKVWQQVVDDSWVVGVKLTESACLSLDDVSLSLLMDQDIYTAPAVIQSQSNVLQFSKSPFSGSFPQCQTEPLAKKMRLASEKWGRFRHRYIEKSCSEFHRSQTQTVTTVTDLSPLLAFSNLNCSVMLHATINTIHKDSPRTGAPVVFQCSSFFSLEVLPQTLQQQQTCYR; from the exons ATggagtttaaattgcagtgtgaaTTGGAGGATAATGTAACATTGCTGAAGGGCCCAACAGTTCT TTGTATGGTAACTTGTATGTTTGTCAACAAAACAGAAGAATTAGGCAACCAATTGAAATCAACGGTGGTCGAAGCAACCACAAATAATCAGTTGATTTGGTTTGTAGGTGGAATCCCAAAAGACATCTGCCAGCTTCCCTTTGAGGGACC TTGTATTGGggacatttttttcaattttttttatgtgGCTTCCAGTTGGCAAGGTATCCAGTCTTTGCACATTGACGACTTTGTTCATTGTGGAAAAGATCAGATTTTATTACTCTTTGAGACTTCTAATACAGAGGATATTTTTGAGAACTATACA TTCATGGACAAGGTCTGGCAGCAAGTGGTGGATGACAGCTGGGTTGTAGGAGTTAAGCTGACAGAATCTGCTTGCTT atcacTGGATGATGTGAGTTTGTCGTTATTGATGGATCAAGACATCTACACAGCCCCTGCAGTCATTCAGTCACAGAGTAATGTGCTCCAATTCAGCAAGTCCCCTTTCTCCGGCTCATTTCCCCAGTGTCAGACAGAACCGCTAGCTAAAAAGATGAGACTGGCATCAGAGAAGTGGGGGAGATTCAGGCACCGCTATATTGAAAAGTCATGTTCAGAATTTCACAGGAGTCAGACACAAACTGTTACCACTGTGACAGACCTGTCACCGCTGCTAGCTTTCAGTAACCTTAATTGTTCTGTGATGCTGCATGCCACaataaacacaattcacaaaGACAGCCCGAGAACAGGCGCGCCAGTAGTTTTCCAGTGCAGTAGTTTCTTTTCTCTTGAAGTACTACCCCAAACTCTTCAGCAACAGCAAACTTGCTACAGGTAA